A region of the Callithrix jacchus isolate 240 chromosome 5, calJac240_pri, whole genome shotgun sequence genome:
tgattcagcaattccacttctgggtatgtgTCCGAACAGAATGAAATCAGTATggtgaagagatatctgcatttccatgtttattacatcattattcacaatggccaagatgCGAAATCAACCATCAAAGGACTAATACATAAGAAAATGCTATATGTATCTATATCTCCAACGGAATATTATTcggcctttaaaaagaaggaaatcctgtcatttgtgacaacattaGTGTCCTAGAGGACATTATGGTAAATGACAtatcaggcacagaaagacaagtagtGGATGATCTCACTTGCATAAAAAACAGTTGAACCCATAGAAGTAGAATAGAATGGTGGTCGCCAGAGGCTAGGCTTGaggagagatgttggtcaaaatACCCAGTTTTGGTTAGACAAAAGGAATAAGTTTTTGAaatctattgcacagcatggtgactatagtttacAACAATGTGTTATCTATTTCAAACCTGCAAAGAGAGTACATTTCTAGTGTTTTTAGCACAAAaagtaagtatgtgaggtaatggatatgttaattagctttatttaatcattccacattgtgccccatacatatatacagttataatttatcaattaaaaacaaaaaaataaaaaaaattataaatgtaatggCTGAAAAGAATAAACAGGAATCAAACAACTACATTAGATATTATTGTTAAACTCCATAGAAGTTATCAGTttgaactttaaaagaaaaaaaaagtcaattgctTTCATTACTAGTTTGAGCTTTGCTCTACCTAGCTGTAAAAATTCCTCCCTTTCATATAATAAATGTCCACAAATGTATAGGTTTCCttgtaaatattctttttgttCATGCAGTATCACTCTCAGGATATCCTTGTAGCAGGTATTCTATTCCACTGTACTATTTCTTTATTCATGTACCAACATCATACTACACTAATTATTATATCATTTACACCTTTTGAGACCTAAACTAGCTGCCCTCCAttcttgtacttttaaaaatttttactggCTCTACTGTAACCTTTATACTAATACATTAACTGTAGGATCACTTTGTCAAGTTCTTCTCAAAAATTGTATTAGGTTTTTTATTGTAATCACATtggatttagaaataattttaaggaaattattatttttaccttttaagtCTTCCCAAATGTAAACATTACTTTTTTAACTACTGAGTTCATATTTTAGACctatatttctaaaactttttttaatccaCGAAAGTCTGGCACAATTTCAGGgcttattcctaggtattttgtaaCATCTGTTTCTTTGATCATTTATGTCTGCTTCTATTATTTCTGATTGGTTATAAACAATATGCAGAAATGCTATAGAATTTTGTGCAGGCCTTACACCCAGCAACTTTGGTAAATCTTATTTTATCAGTCTTATTGAATGTCTCAAATTGTTATACAGGAAATGATACTCTCTGCAAACAATGACCATTTTGTATCTTTCTTCCCAATCTTGTATACCTGTTCCTTTATCTCATCCAATTGCacagttttatatatttcatacacTGTTGAAAATACTGATGATCCTTATTATCTGACTTCAGTGACAATTCCTCTGATAATTAATGTAGATTTTGCTACAGAATTTCAGTAAGTTTCCTTTTCtggattcatttctatttttaattttaattaaaaattataattaaaaattcacattctctgggcacagtggctcacgcctataatcccagcactttgggaggccaaggcaggtggatcacgaggtcaagagatcgagaccatcctggtcaacaaggtgaaaccctgtctctactaaaaataaaaaaattagctgggcatggtggtgcgcgcctgtagtcccagctactcgggagactgaggcaggagaattgcttgaacccagaaggcagaggttgcggtgagccgagatcgtgccattgcacttcagtctgggtaacaacaccgaaactccatctcaagaaaaaaaaaaaattcacattcacATTGCACTTTATGAAagcttttaaaacatgaattctaatttttagcattttactTGGGATCTTTACACCTACATCTATAAAAGACATTGACTcataattatcttttcttttactaTCCATATTTGGTTGTAGTATCAAATTTTTGATAAAGTCATTATATTACTAAACTCTCCCCAAAACTTAGCATCTTAAGACCATTAACGTCAACTTACAGTTTGAGGGTCAGGAATCCAAGAgcagcttagctgggtggttGTGATTCAGGGCCCTCGTGAGGTTATAGTGAAGCTGTCTGCTGGGAATGCAGTCTTTTCAAGACtagaggggccaggtgcagtgactaatgcctataatcccaacactttaggatgccaaggcaggaggattacttgagcccaggagttcaagaccagcctggccaaatggcaagaccctgtctctacaaaaagttttttaaaaattagctggatgtggtgatgtgcacttgtggtccagctactcaggaagcaaagGCAGAAGAACCACCTTAGTCCAGTAATTGAAGGCTGCAgagagtcatgatcatgccactgcactccagcctgggcgacagagactctgtctcagaaaaacaaaacaaaacaagactagAACAAGACTGAAAAACGCACTCCTCACTCACTCATGTGTGCGTGAGTAGGCCTCCATTCCTCGTGGGCTTTTAGCCAGAGGTGTCGAATCCTCACCCTGTGGGCTGCTGAACAGATGGCCTGAGTGTCCTCATGACCTGGCAACAGAATGTCCCCAGAGTAAGTGattgaggagagagagaatgcccCCAAAACATTTTATCATCTAACTTCGTGAGGACATAACTAACCCTCACACAGACCAACCATGGAAAAATGCAGGAGGGGGCTACACAAAGGTGTGTATGCCAAGAGGTGAGCTCACTGGGGGCCAATGCGGAGGGTGACTGCCACactcatcaaataaataaattgcctCTCCCTGTTTTTCCTCTTCAATGAATTGTTAATTTAATACATTCCATTGCTGCTCTTAGAGCATTGGTCGAAAGCagtaaagaagattttttttttttagtgtaatgACTTTTTCCAGGACATGACTgaattacaatattttaaaaaatcttatctaATCAAGTTGTCTCTTTCCTCTGGAATCCACAGGGCAGAGCAATGTGGAGCAGGACCCTCTGCCTGCTCCCTAGCTCTTAGCAGTCCGGTTCCTGCTACTCCTGCTCCATGGAGTCAAGATCACCACCACCCTTGCATGATATGGCCAATAGCGTGTCCTAAATGTTATCCATTATGGCaatgttctcattttaaaacagaaaagaatagtgtcttggaagagagaggaaatgaaGGAGACTCAGAATCACTCCGGCAGGCAACAAGGAGCCCCAGTTTTCTGAGAAGCTGCTGTGGCCTAGTAACATTGCTGTTTATTACACACACAGCGCATTCTCCAATGCTCCAAATGCTATGAGAAGCTGACTTTTACTGCCACTTCCCagacaaaagaattgaaatttagaaaataaaatcacttgtCCAAAATCACAGAGCCAGCACTTTCAGACTCATGATATAAATTCAAGTCCCCCTGGTCCCTAAGCTTCTTCCTCCCACTACACATCCATAGGGTGAGGGAGGCCTCATAGCCAGACCTTCCCTCATGGCCTCCCATCCCACTCATACACCCCAATGAATCACAGAAGCAGGATGTACAAAGAGAAATAggcttgtttatttattcattgatcaGCTGGCACTTCTTGAAAGCCTGCTGTGTGTCAAGCCTTTCCCTAAAGGAGGATATCAGTGGTGACACCACATTCTCAAGTGCCCAGCCAGCCAAGCCTGGGGGTGGAAAAGGAGTCCAAGCAAGACTCCAGAGCCTCCTCCAAATGTCAGGAATCAAGCTGTGAGAGAAAATCAGACAAGAGCTTCAGCATAGAAACCAGCCAAATCATATCCCCATCCTTCCTCCTGCCCAACGATCCTCCGGAGAGAGACAAAATAGCAAGATGGTGCTATAGTTGAAAGAGACTTGGTGTCAGGAGACAAGTCTTGTTTTCACCGTAATACTCTAAACTCAAAGTATTGAACTGGATAATCCTCAAATTCCACTGATCCTTCGGAATTTAACCTCAGAAGACAAGATAGAAACAACCTGAATAATAAATTCTTAGTGCATATGGTGCTTAGCAAATCACTTGCAATTTCATTATGTCTATTTTAccgataaagaaactgagactcagaaaatcACTTCCCCAAGACCCCCACCTAGAGACACTAGAATAGAATCAAAGCCACAGGTGATTCTATGGAAATCCTGGCCCTAAGACCTGGAGAACAGTTCTCTTGAAGGGCAAAGGAGTCAGACACAGGCTCTGCTTGGAGTAGGGGGTCAGGACTCCCCCTGCTCATATGACTGGGCCTCCAGAGGATTGAGGCTGagagggctggagggagggagctCAGTGTGCCCCGGCCCCCTGCTTACCTTTCAAAGGGGAAACACAGGTTTTCCCACACATGCCTATGCAGCACTTCATGTCATGCTCACACTGGCCATCCGACTCACAGTGATTGGGGGGGTCAATCATCATACATTGGCCATAAACCACTGGACACTTCCCAGGCTTTCTCCTTCCTGGGTGAGAGTGAAGCTGCCGGTCAGAGAGAGGCCTTGTACTTTACACAACCCCTCCCATCTCCACTTCTTAAAGTcctgctccagcctgagcagagtgagtggtgggggcggggggggggatgGGGGGAGAATcatcccctccccacctctgtcACCACCACCTTCTCCCTAAGGCACCCCCAAAACATAGCACCTGGCTCCCCTGGAACATCAGGCCCCCACTGATGCAGGTGGCCAGCCGTCCAGTGCTAGATAGGTGGGAGGCTTCTAACTGCCTGGTTATCTAAATGCCCGATGGCTCTCTGGAAGGCTGACCTCCTGACAGCCTGCTGCTTCACCAGCTGCTGGCTAACTTCCTGCTTAATGCAGTGTGATTCATTGAGTAATTGACGAGGAGGCCCGGCAGGACTCATCACCCAGTCCCATCCCCCTAATGCTGTGTCCTCAGGCTCACTTCTCTCTACCCAGTTCCCCCACCTGCTTACTTGGGCTTGGCGTATCAACGGGATCCAGGCATTTTATGCCACAAATGCCAGGACAACATCTCTTCTTCTCTGGGCACTGCCAGTCACTCTGGCACTCAGGTTTCTCGTATCTAAGGCACAGGGCAGGTTTCGTAGAAGGACAGACTCCAGCTTTGAAGGCTTTTGAAGAGaaagtcaagagatcaggagGAGGCTGGGCCCTGAGGAGCCATCGTGACTCCTGGGCAAAGCACCACTTCTGAGGAGGAGAGACCTTTACCTCAGTGGCTATCCACAAAGCCCAAAGGGATATGCTTGCCTGATCTCCAGGTGGATGGATGGGCTTGATTAAATTAGCCATATGGACAGGGGATGTTTCAGACCCAGGAAAAGGGCAGAAGGCTTCCAATCAAGTTCTCCCACACTAGAACAGAACAAGGCTAAACACAGGCAGAGAAGAAGGCTGAGAGTAATGGAGATGAAGAGAgataaacaaagataaatagaaccAGCATGAGAGATGTTGAGAGCCAAAGCCCCAGGCAGAAACACAGAGACTAAAGAGCAGAAGCAGAGACACAAAGAAGAAGCAGAGTCAGAAACAAATGATTGATAGTCACAGACAGGTGAAGTAGAagaaggcagagtgagagagagagagagagagacctgggCTGACAGCATGGCTGCAGAAATGAAGCATTTCCAGAAGCTCAGAAACCCTCGCAGAGACCTTGGAGCTCAGCCAGATATGTATTCCACCCACCCTCAAGGAGGTCTCCTGAAACTAAGCTGAGTGATCAGAGCCTACAAAAGGGGACACATCTACCCCACcatgagaccctgcctctgacCCTGCAGCCCAGATTGGACCAGAGTGACTCCTACTTACACTTTGTAATGCCTTCCACAGCCCAAGGTGCCAGGGTTCCCAGGGCAAGAAGCACCACGATGGGGAAGAGGCTGCTGGACTTCATGGTGAAGGCAGAGTGACTCTGATGGCCAATGCCAAACCTCACTATTTATTCTTTCACCAGTGCAGTGGGTGTGGCCCCACCAGAATTCTTTTGGCTTCTCCCAGCTATTACTACGTAAGCAGGAAGGGAGACGGTTTGTCTTTCCTATTCCCGGCAAGGCTACAAGGCCAACACAGTAACTaccaggaaggaaagggaagaggttGGCCTGGGAGGTTGGCCGATAAGGCCATCTCAGTGTCCAGCTGAGCCCTAAACATCAAGAGACCCCAGGCCATTAGCCTTGTAGTTGGAGAGGGGAAGACATGGTCAATTGCAAAGGTGCTACCTGGAGCTCAAACTGAAACCAGATACAGACTCTCAGCTGAGACTTTGTGTAATACATACTATTCTCACATTACTAATTCTGATTCTCACGTTACTGGACTCTCAGGCATTGTGAAACTCTGCTGATTGCTCAATGCAGTTTCTTTCTCAAAACTTCAGCTCATTCAACCAACCAATATTTAGTTCCCTGAAATATTTACACCGTTATATCCCCACTGCCTGTTCTGTGCCTGACACAGGGAAAGCACTCACTCAACAAATGAAAGCTGAAGAAGAGCTCTGCTCTCAGCAAATCTCTTCGGAGCTCAGTTTTCCCAGCTGTGAAATGAAATGATACTAACAAGTCAGCCTTTCTCAGAGGGTTATGAGATTAAAGACATGAAAGGACtctgaaaagaataaatgaattgtATCCCTTCCCACTAAAGAGAACTGAAATGAATCTGAAATAAAGGGGGAAAGCAGCTCATCAGTCACTGTAATCAACATTTAGCTATGAGATAATTTGAGATCTTAGAGGATTGCTTTCTAAAATTTCTCAAAATCCCTTACAGATCTCATAGGATAGCAAAAAATTAAACCCATTCTATATGCTACCCAGTCTTCATAGATTTCTTCTAATTATAAAGAGAGTGATTGTCTCTAAAATTCAGCCCATAGCTGAGTGTAGCATCATACacttgcagtctcagctactcaggagtctgaggtgtgTGGATTTCTTGAgactaggagttggagaccagccctggtaacatactgagaccccatctctacaaaaaatttttaaaaattagccatccATGAtaacatatgcctgtagtcccagctacttgggaggctgagccaggaggatcgatttaaaccaggagtttgaggctgcagtgagctgtgattgtgccactgcactccagcctaggggacagaacAATaccctataaaaataaaataaaataaattcaaccaAACTTATCTGGCTACAGACTCCAAGCTCTTGACTCATTACCTTCATGCTTGGAATTCTCCCATGTGAAGGTTCATGGAACTTTcaacagacatgaaaaacccACTCATTATCAAGTAGCGATGGCCCCACATGAAGTATGTAAGTATTCTGCAGCCAGACAGTGAACTGGCAGCAGATCCCTTTATGCAAAAGTTACTCCATGGTTTAAATTTTGGTGGATCGGAAAACTTGGACATAATCAATCGTCAATCAAATTTtggtggaaaaagaaaaggaagaaaattaatatgCATAGGGTAACTACTATGAGCCAGGTGCATTCACTCCTAGTTGGAGTACTTAGTAGGGCAGGTAGGAGAGAAATGGAGGGTATGACTTCCACCAGTGGGTAATGACATTCTCAGGTGAAGATTTTTGTTCTCACCTCCACCATCCAGGGGACAATTTGATTTATCTCACGGAGtttctgttcttctctttctctgtttgttCCTATTTTACTCAGAGCCACACTTAAGAAAGTATCTGgagtttttgaaatatttgctttttaaagaatgaaatggggctgggaacagtggctcacaccgataatcctcgcactttgggagggcaaggcaggtggatcacttcagctctggagttagagaacagcctggccaacatggtgaaattctatctccatgaaaaatacaaaaatcagctaggcatggtagtgtgtgcctataatcccagctactcaggaggcagaggcaggagaatctcttgaacccgggaggcagaggttgcagtgagctgagattgtaccactgcactccagccatggtgacagggtgagactccatctcaaaaacacacacacaaaaaaaaaaaaaaaaagaaagaaaaagaaaagaagaatgctacagctgacttttttaaaaatctgtgattgACTGATTACTTAATTGATTAGAGCCAACTCCTTTCTTATCAGAAAAGAGCCCTGTGTCCAATTAGCAATGTCTTCCCTGGGTTTCATAGGAGGATAATgatatataatcatttttatcCTTGACACAGTTGGTTCTAAACCTTTACATCATAGAATATTAAGACTAAAGAGGACTTCAAGGCTTTTCTTGATCAGCACACTACAGTCCTTGGACCAAATCCACCTAGTtacctgtttttataaagttttatttggaaatagccaTATATCCATTAATTTAAGTGTTGTCTAAGCCTATTTTTCCACTACAGTGGCAATGGggacctaaaatatttactgcaaagcctaaaatacgcATTGTCTGGacttttacagaaaatgttaacCCTTAGACCAAACCTGCAGCTTGCATAAAGGAGACTGAATCCCTTAGAAGAAGATACAGGCCCAAAGCTGCATAGTGGGTTAATGATACAACACAAGATTGAGCTTTTCTAAAATGGGTTACTCACATGCTGATCCCCAGAACCTGTTTGGTGGAAGACTCTTCCTCTCCTAACCCAGTCTTCACCTGAGATTGACTCATTAAATCTAtttcaaggctgggcatggcggctcacacctgtgatcccagaactttgggaggcggaggcgggtggatcacttgaggtcaggagtttgagaccagcctggccaacatggtgaactcccatctctagtaaaaatacaaaaatgagccaggtgtggggaCGTGCACCGataatactcaggaggctggggcaggagaatcacttcaacctgggaagtagagttgcagtgagccgagatcatgccactgagctacaagagcgagactttgtctcaaaaaaaaaaaaaaaaaatcgatttCACACACCCTCTATTGCCTTCTACCTAAATCCtatagattcattcattcatttatacaatCGATTTGCCCAACAGTTATTTAACATTTCCTACCACCAAGTATTGCACTAGGCCTAGGGCTACAGGAAAGAGCAGGCAAACAAAGTCGACACCATGTGGTTGCTAAGAACCTGAgcttcggccgggcgcggtggctcaagcctgtaatcccagcactttgggaggccgaggagggtggatcacgaggtcaacagatggagaccatcctggtcaacatggtgaaaccccgtctctactaaagttacaaaaaattagctgggcacggtggcgcctgcctgtaatcccagctgctcgggaggctgaggcaggagaattgcctgaacccaggaggcggagattgcggtgagctgagatcgcgccattgcactccagcctgggtaacaagagcgaaactacgtctcaaaaaaaaaaaaaaaaaaaaaaaaaagaacctgagcTTCAAAGTCAGTCTCACGGGTTGGAAGCAAATCACTGAACCTCTACGTCAGCTGTAAAATGAGACTATTTCTGCCTCTGGTGTCCTACAGTTGCTGTGAGGAGTATTTGAAAAGCACTCAGCACAGTGTCTGGTCCCTCCGTACAGCAGACATTGTTTTCATCACTGGTGGGTCCCTGCACACATTAAGCACACAGGGAGCTGTCAGTCTTTCACTAAATAGGCCTGGTCCTCAGGTCTGGACCCATCTGGCTCTGCCACATTAAATGTTTCACaaaatgtggccttatttcttgaaaaatagaCCTGGTTGGGCCTattggtaggtaggtaggtagataccCAGATAGATCTTAactgacagatagatagatgatagatagatagatagataatagatagacagatagataggcaGACAGGTAGATAATCAGGTAATcacctattggttctgtttctctgaagaaccctggcTGATGGAACCTGCTTGCTTCTGCAGTTCCCTATGCCATTTATTAAAGTTAGTTACATTATTACTTGTGAGGCTGTATGCCTCCCCTGAATACTGGTTTCCAATTACTGTCTCAAAGGTTGATAGTGTGGCCCCTTGTCCCTGACTTCCAGTGTGTTGGTGACAGGGGAAACCTGGCAGCTGGTGGGTCCTGCACACATGGAGTCATCCAAGGTGTTGGGAGGATTTCACCAGATTctggcaatggggaaaggagtacAGAGTGGCAGACCCATGCAGGTCTCAGTCCAAGCTGGGATTCTCTGCCCCAGTGGCACCGTTGATCCTGACCAGCTTCAGGTACTAGAGGGGAACAGAGACAATTTTGAGGAAGATACCCCAAGGCACAGGGCCCCCTGAAGTGTGAGGTGCAGGGAAGGAACCCATTGCTCAGGCCTAAGGGAGATGTATTTCGGATCTCCCCATTCTGATAGCAGATTTCAGCTTCACCCTTAGCTAAAAGTCACTGTGTTCTTACATAAAATTTACTACGTTTCCcagtctcaaaaccaaaaagcaaCACAGAACAAAAAAACTCTTTTAGAATCCGGCAGGCGACCAGGTTTTCACAGCTCATTCCTGTGTGAATAAGGCAGCTACTACCTTTCCCTGGACCTCAGTTCCTCTATCAATGCCAAGATGGTCACTGTGACTCTAAGAAACAGTTTCATCCTGCTTCCTCTGAGGCCATGAATTCACCCCCAAAGCCTCATCCAATTCTCTAACTTTTATAGCTGCCTTTATAACTTAGCTTGaaatgttgttttaaacaaaatacataaaacgTTCAATAATGACCAAATGGGAATGGAGACGCAGAGTTGGGAAGTCAGGAGAAGTAACAAGTGTGGTGAGGAGAGTACTGGGGAAGAAAACCCCTGAGCTGGGACAGGAAAGCAGATGAGAAAGAGATGACTGCAAGGGAGGTGGGGTCATTTCAATCACCTCTGGAGGTGTCATCCGCAGGTGATAGACGTGGAAGCCCGATTTTTCCAGACCTTTCAGAGAAATAGATGGCTTAAACAATCCTTAGCATTTCCCCACCCAAGAAAGTTTGAATTCTGCAAGATTTGGACTTCCTTCCCCACCCAAGAAAGTTTGAATTCTGCAAGGTTTGGATTTCCTCCCCAGCTGCTCGTCATAGTCCTCATAAAACCTGGAAATGTGAACTGTGCTTTCAGACCCACAGGTGAATGGGTGAGGGGCAGTAAAGCAGAATCTGGGCAAGGGTGAAAAACATCCATCCATCACAGAATTAGCAGGAGAAAATAACCAACAGTGGTGGGTCTCTGGTGTCTTCCAACTTATTACCATGCAAGAGATGTTGGTGTACAGATCAGGATACTGCACTTTATTCCTTCAGAAGCTGAGTGTCTGTCTCCCTAGAGGAAGGCATCCGGTTAACCTAAGGTTAAAGAAACAAAGGCTGTGGTATGTCATGAGGGAATACTTTAGGTACctagtaaaacaaaaagaaaaacaagtgctGGGCATTAAGAAACTACCATCATGACTACCtgtggaagaaaacagagaaataaactgGATTATTAAACTGTGGAACAGAGCTAGACATGGCATGGGAAAAGATTTCCCCAAATCACTAGAATCCATCTCCTTTGGTTTAACatgttttattacatttaagCCTCGCCCCAAACTTGGTAGATACTAATGTCAAgtccatttacagatgagaaaaaaatgagtctCAGAGAAACTTTCCTGTTACAGATCAGGAGATGGCAGGATCTTGGAGGGGCATGGCAGACAATGCCTGGTTGATCAATACCATGGGAGAGTTTGGCATCCAAGCCTGGAGTCAGTGGAGAGCATCATATGGGGACACCTCTGTGACCCAAGCAGAGCAGAGTGCCAGAAACACCATGGAAAACTCACACTTGACAGCATCACTTCTGGCCTCTGGGGCCCTGTGGTCAGCTAGAGAGGCAAGAGGATGATACTGGACTCAGGAGACCGGGCTGAAATCCTAGCTCTGCCCAATGTGATG
Encoded here:
- the SLPI gene encoding antileukoproteinase, with amino-acid sequence MKSSSLFPIVVLLALGTLAPWAVEGITKSFKAGVCPSTKPALCLRYEKPECQSDWQCPEKKRCCPGICGIKCLDPVDTPSPRRRKPGKCPVVYGQCMMIDPPNHCESDGQCEHDMKCCIGMCGKTCVSPLKA